From Cannabis sativa cultivar Pink pepper isolate KNU-18-1 chromosome 8, ASM2916894v1, whole genome shotgun sequence, a single genomic window includes:
- the LOC133030581 gene encoding uncharacterized protein LOC133030581, with protein MDREDSPRRGPPKVARYFSNGNFLFAELGSNPSFIWRSVWEAKSLLSSGARRTIGDGKSTAILGVPWLPGLENQCITTDHPSLVGRKVDCLMKLCENPCSDCWCWSKEVSGEYPVRSAYKLLQQLNGSWPTAGAEKQWQQLWRLNVPAKVQHMVLLGAALNVDLTCPLCHVDVETISHILTQCDFAKSCWNISAIDFTGGGISDFASWFGDALLNKKTKIVEEMAMIAWRICWKSAQAQKAAPLLNVNYGNGREHWMKPMNHKFKINVDGAIFEAENSFGVGYVVRDLSAMLVEAGSISKFGVVAPEIAEAIGVKEALSWIKKQHLDDVEIETDS; from the exons ATGGATCGGGAAGACTCCCCAAGGAGAGGACCTCCAAAGGTG GCTAGATATTTTTCTAATGGGAATTTTCTCTTTGCTGAATTGGGCTCTAACCCAAGTTTTATTTGGCGAAGTGTTTGGGAAGCTAAAAGTTTGCTTAGTTCGGGTGCAAGAAGAACTATTGGGGATGGTAAGTCAACTGCTATTCTTGGTGTGCCGTGGCTTCCTGGGTTAGAAAATCAGTGTATTACAACTGACCATCCAAGTCTTGTTGGTAGAAAGGTTGACTGCCTTATGAAG TTATGTGAAAATCCTTGTAGTGACTGCTGGTGCTGGTCTAAAGAAGTTTCAGGGGAGTATCCGGTTCGAAGTGCATATAAGTTGCTGCAGCAACTAAATGGAAGTTGGCCGACTGCTGGTGCAGAAAAACAGTGGCAGCAGCTTTGGAGATTGAATGTTCCTGCTAAAGTTCAGCATATGGT TCTCCTTGGAGCTGCTCTTAATGTGGATTTAACATGTCCCCTTTGTCATGTTGATGTTGAAACTATTTCCCATATTCTTACTCAATGTGACTTTGCTAAGTCTTGTTGGAATATTTCTGCAATCGACTTTACTGGTGGGGGGATCTCTGATTTTGCAAGTTGgtttggtgatgctctgctgaATAAAAAAACTAAGATTGTGGAAGAGATGGCCATGATTGCTTGGCGTATTTG TTGGAAAAGTGCTCAAGCTCAAAAGGCAGCTCCTttacttaatgtaaattatgGTAATGGAAGAGAGCATTGGATGAAACCTATGAATCATAAGTTCAAGATAAATGTTGATGGAGCCATTTTTGAAGCTGAAAATAGTTTTGGTGTTGGTTATGTTGTTCGAGACCTGTCGGCAATGCTTGTAGAGGCTGGTTCTATAAGCAAATTTGGTGTGGTTGCTCCTGAAATCGCTGAAGCAATTGGAGTGAAGGAGGCTTTGAGTTGGATAAAAAAACAACATTTAGATGATGTGGAAATAGAGACAGATTCATAA
- the LOC115699002 gene encoding snRNA-activating protein complex subunit, giving the protein MAELMDMAELGTDPDNQPNINFNNINMNGQSERRNTTDGVDHGSGDKQPNNGNTNGELISVPRGGPLYIPNLVSPLTSVRHFQSCLLLELQNLEAELSLDATSVEEDISVDELKIFTDEELVDMAMKEAFKEGEDVEKPSTVVARVSNKETEDDQEIFKGKNGCFENSVNNTANTAENEMMDERSLRKSKRIMANNHADEAQFCTNDKNGCSEVSVIDTTEDDCNGVMGGRSLRKREGRTTQDHVDKVQLQQEDDHPRPNSEIISKRKITKRKRSMAKNRADKEVYIAKVQELAKIKQKQDEDKASVRLHSFNHNCRPIESTTPSFEKSERLKPLRSAAAGTKVRSSGYHEYIHLGHPEIVLSIEVYHNKKRWIKTQEFLVVGQQALTELRDKIYCVTDHVMQKAGQYDPSGYFLIEDVFCNDLRDPFAIDYSEPVFDWLRNNEEEVNKKWDCIITGELQQKQKAVIGNVTVSQLPHFKAVDMQNTRFCDLKFRIGNGYLYCHQGDCKHTIVIRDMRLLHQEDVQNQAAYPIVIFQLKPRVQKCFVCNIYRATKVTADDKWAQGNPCYFCENCYYLLHYKDGSLMYSDFSVYDYLHD; this is encoded by the exons ATGGCAGAGCTTATGGATATGGCAGAACTCGGCACTGACCCAGATAACCAACCAAATATTAATTTCAACAATATCAATATGAATGGGCAGAGTGAGAGGCGGAACACGACGGACGGCGTCGACCATGGCAGTGGAGATAAGCAACCCAATAATGGTAATACAAATGGGGAATTGATATCTGTTCCTAGGGGCGGACCTCTTTACATTCCCAATTTGGTGAGTCCACTCACCAGTGTTCGTCACTTTCAGTCTTGTCTTCTCCTTGAACTTCAG AATTTAGAGGCCGAGCTCAGTTTGGATGCAACATCAGTTGAAGAAGATATTTC AGTTGATGAACTTAAAATTTTCACTGATGAAGAGTTAGTGGATATGGCAATGAAGGAAGCATTTAAG GAAGGTGAAGATGTGGAAAAGCCTTCAACAGTAGTAGCCAGGGTCTCCAACAAAGA AACAGAAGATGATCAGGAAATTTTTAAAGGAAAAAATGGATGCTTTGAAAATTCTGTAAACAATACAGCAAATACCGCGGAGAATGAGATGATGGACGAAAGGAGCTTAAGGAAAAGCAAAAGGATAATGGCAAACAATCACGCAGACGAGGCACAGTTCTGTACAAATGATAAAAATGGGTGTTCAGAAGTTTCTGTGATTGATACCACTGAAGATGATTGCAATGGGGTAATGGGTGGAAGGAGCTTAAGGAAAAGAGAAGGAAGGACAACACAAGATCATGTGGATAAGGTACAGTTACAACAAGAAGATGATCACCCGCGGCCCAACAGTGAGATAATAAGCAAAAGGAAgataacaaaaagaaaaagaagcatGGCAAAGAATCGCGCTGATAAG GAAGTGTACATTGCTAAGGTACAAGAACTTGCAAAAATAAAACAGAAGCAGGATGAAGATAAAGCATCAGTGAGGCTGCACTCATTCAA TCACAATTGCAGACCAATTGAGTCTACCACTCCTTCCTTTGAGAAATCTGAAAGGCTGAAGCCCCTCAGGTCTGCAGCTGCAGGAACTAAG GTGAGGTCATCGGGTTATCATGAATATATTCATTTGGGGCATCCAGAAATTGTTCTTTCCATTGAGGTATACCATAACAAAAAAAGATGGATAAAG ACCCAGGAATTCTTGGTCGTAGGACAGCAAGCTTTGACTGAACTGAGAGATAAAATTTACTGCGTAACAGACCATGTTATGCAAAAGGCGGGGCAGTATGATCCTTCAGGATATTTTCTCATAGAG GATGTTTTTTGCAATGATTTGAGGGATCCATTTGCTATAGATTATAGCGAACCTGTATTTGATTGGCTAAGAAACAATGAGGAAGAAGTTAACAAAAAATGGGATTGCATCATTACTGGAGAGTTGCAACAAAAGCAGAAGGCAGTTATTGGCAATGTTACTGTCTCGCAACTCCCCCATTTCAAAGCAGTGGACATGCAAAATACACGTTTTTGTGATTTAAAATTTCGGATTGGCAACGGATATCTGTACTGCCATCAG GGAGACTGCAAGCATACAATAGTCATACGAGACATGAGGCTTCTTCATCAGGAGGACGTGCAAAACCAGGCAGCTTATCCAATTGTCATATTTCAACTCAAACCTCGTGTGCAAAAATGCTTTGTTTGTAATATTTATAGAGCTACAAAGGTGACTGCAGATGACAAATGGGCTCAAGGGAATCCTTGCTATTTTTGTGAGAATTGTTATTACCTTCTGCACTACAAGGATGGTTCTCTGATGTATAGTGACTTCTCAGTATATGATTATCTGCATGACTAA
- the LOC115699003 gene encoding oxygen-dependent coproporphyrinogen-III oxidase, chloroplastic, with the protein MTHSIVLSPSSSSCFSLFTSPNSTTSSFSSSWPIRTDTFPISSSKSSRFPSISSPQRRLVVQSAVSIEKETPEAHRPDTFLRGESSSSSIRARFEKMIRDAQDTVCQAIEAADGGAQFKEDVWSRPGGGGGISRVLQDGAVWEKAGVNVSVVYGVMPPEAYRAAKAASADTKPGPVPFFAAGISSVLHPKNPFAPTLHFNYRYFETDAPQDTPGAPRQWWFGGGTDLTPAYIFEEDVKHFHTVQKSACDKFEPTFYPKFKKWCDDYFYIKHRGERRGLGGIFFDDLNDYDQEMLLSFATECANSVIPAYIPIIEKRKDTPFNDKHKAWQQLRRGRYVEFNLVYDRGTTFGLKTGGRIESILVSLPLTARWEYDHKPEEGSEEWKLLDACINPKEWI; encoded by the exons ATGACACACTCAATCGTTCTctcaccttcttcttcttcttgtttctCTCTCTTCACTTCTCCCAATTCTACTACTTCATCCTTTTCTTCATCTTGGCCTATCCGTACGGACACTTTCCCCATTAGCTCATCCAAGAGCTCACGATTTCCTTCCATTTCGAGCCCACAGCGACGACTTGTGGTGCAATCCGCAGTTTCGATCGAGAAAGAGACGCCGGAGGCCCACAGGCCCGACACGTTTCTCCGGGGCGAGTCATCCTCTTCCTCTATCAGGGCGCGCTTCGAGAAGATGATAAGGGACGCACAGGATACAGTCTGCCAGGCCATTGAGGCAGCCGATGGAGGCGCCCAATTCAAAGAGGATGTTTGGTCCAGGCCCGGTGGTGGTGGAGGTATCAGCAGGGTTCTTCAGGACGGTGCCGTTTGGGAGAAGGCCGGCGTCAATGTGTCTGTCGTTTATGGCGTTATGCCTCCTGAGGCTTATAGAGCTGCTAAGGCTGCTTCTGCTGATACCAAGCCTGGTCCGGTGCCGTTCTTCGCCGCCGGCATTAGCTCC GTTTTGCATCCCAAGAATCCTTTTGCGCCTACTTTGCATTTCAATTATCGATATTTCGAGACTGATGCGCCTCAAG ACACTCCTGGAGCACCTAGGCAATGGTGGTTTGGTGGTGGTACTGATTTAACTCCTGCTTATATCTTCGAGGAGGATGTCAAGCACTTTCATACG GTTCAAAAATCTGCTTGTGACAAATTTGAGCCCACATTCTACCCAAAGTTCAAGAAATGGTGTGATGATTATTTCTATATCAAA CATCGAGGTGAGAGGCGTGGTCTTGGAGGAATATTTTTCGATGATCTAAATGATTATGATCAAGAGATGCTTCTTTCATTTGCAACTG AATGTGCGAACTCTGTTATTCCTGCATACATACCCATCATAGAAAAAAGAAAGGATACACCATTTAATGATAAGCACAAGGCATGGCAACAATTGCGGAGGGGCCGCTATGTTGAATTCAATTTG GTCTATGATCGTGGCACAACATTTGGACTGAAGACAGGAGGTAGGATAGAGAGTATTCTTGTTTCTCTTCCTCTCACAGCTCGGTGGGAATATGATCAT AAACCAGAAGAAGGAAGTGAAGAGTGGAAATTATTGGATGCATGCATCAACCCAAAGGAGTGGATCTAA